In Novosphingobium sp. MMS21-SN21R, a single genomic region encodes these proteins:
- a CDS encoding deoxyguanosinetriphosphate triphosphohydrolase, which translates to MTFEGRAPYASDPARSRGREFAMDQGAARGPRSAFQRDRDRIIHSIAFRRLRHKTQVFIAPDGDHYRVRLTHSLEVAQIGRVIARALGLDEDLTEALCLAHDIGHPPFGHAGEDALEEAMAGAGGFDHNANTLRVLMRLESPYCGHEGLNLSWETLEGLAKHNGPILQPAWALAELDRAYPLDLTTYASLEAQVAAISDDIAYDNHDIDDGLRAGFLNIDDLMQLPSVADQWRGIERRHPGAPQDRMLRELVRGQIGRMVNDVIAESRARIAQSGVASVEDVRAADRPLATFSSAMGEEERALKQFMYDRLYLHEEQCATADRARAVIAELFAAYAQNPSKLPESWRTSLPEAEPARTRHIADFISGMTDRYAIDSYASLFGKTPEGLRNV; encoded by the coding sequence ATGACATTCGAGGGCCGCGCCCCTTACGCCAGCGATCCGGCGCGTTCGCGTGGGCGGGAATTTGCCATGGATCAGGGCGCGGCACGCGGGCCGCGTAGTGCCTTTCAGCGCGATCGTGACCGGATCATCCATTCGATTGCCTTCCGGCGCCTGCGCCACAAGACGCAGGTGTTCATCGCCCCCGACGGCGATCACTACCGCGTCCGCCTCACGCACAGCCTTGAAGTGGCGCAGATTGGAAGAGTTATTGCCCGTGCTCTGGGGCTGGACGAGGATCTGACCGAGGCGCTGTGCCTTGCCCACGATATCGGCCACCCGCCTTTCGGCCATGCCGGTGAAGATGCGCTGGAAGAGGCCATGGCAGGGGCAGGCGGGTTTGATCACAACGCGAACACCTTGCGTGTGTTGATGCGCCTCGAAAGTCCATATTGCGGGCACGAGGGCCTGAACCTTTCATGGGAAACGCTTGAAGGCCTCGCCAAGCACAATGGTCCGATTTTGCAGCCCGCCTGGGCATTGGCGGAACTTGACCGCGCCTATCCGCTGGATCTGACGACTTACGCCTCGCTGGAAGCACAAGTTGCAGCGATTTCGGATGATATCGCCTATGACAACCATGACATCGACGATGGTCTGCGCGCCGGGTTCCTCAATATCGATGACTTGATGCAACTACCATCCGTGGCAGACCAATGGCGCGGGATCGAGCGGCGTCATCCCGGCGCCCCGCAGGACCGCATGTTGCGCGAACTGGTACGCGGGCAGATCGGGCGGATGGTCAACGATGTAATTGCCGAGAGCCGGGCGCGGATCGCACAAAGCGGCGTCGCCAGCGTCGAGGATGTCCGCGCTGCAGACCGACCGCTTGCCACTTTCTCAAGCGCGATGGGCGAGGAAGAGCGCGCACTCAAGCAATTCATGTATGACAGGCTCTATCTGCATGAAGAGCAGTGCGCGACCGCTGACCGTGCGCGTGCGGTGATCGCAGAACTGTTCGCTGCTTATGCGCAGAACCCTTCAAAACTGCCTGAAAGCTGGCGGACGAGCCTGCCCGAGGCCGAGCCGGCGCGCACTCGCCACATCGCCGACTTCATTTCGGGCATGACCGACCGCTACGCCATTGACAGTTACGCCAGCTTGTTCGGAAAGACGCCGGAGGGCCTGCGCAATGTATGA
- a CDS encoding NAD(P)(+) transhydrogenase (Re/Si-specific) subunit beta: MAHVILPAWALLAYLVSGVLFIFALRGLSSPATSRAGNRYGMVGMGIAMITTIVTQAPIPQGDWWPRPTPEDLVILFKLLTAIAIGAAIGITTARKIKMTDMPQLVAAFHSLVGLAAVLVGLAAYLNPIAFGIAGADGVIEPQSRIEMGLGIAIGAITFSGSIIAFLKLAGKMSGSPIMLPGRHVLNLGTLAAILGLVGWFTQDQSQWVIVAITVLSFIIGFLLIIPIGGADMPVVVSMLNSYSGWAAAAMGFTLHNTAMIITGALVGSSGAILSYIMCKAMNRSFISVIAGGFGAGPEAGSGAAREQRPWKRGSAEDAAYMMKEAENVIIIPGYGMAVSQAQHALREMGDQLKAHGVNVKYAIHPVAGRMPGHMNVLLAEANVPYDEVFELEDINSEFAQADVAFIIGANDVVNPAAKTDKSSPIYGMPVFDVDKAKTIFFVKRSMGGVGYAGVDNDVFYMDQTMMLLADAKKMVEDIVKSLGH, from the coding sequence ATGGCACATGTGATCCTGCCCGCCTGGGCGCTTCTCGCTTACCTCGTTTCCGGGGTCCTGTTCATTTTCGCGCTGCGGGGATTGAGTTCGCCCGCCACCTCGCGCGCGGGCAACCGTTACGGCATGGTCGGCATGGGCATCGCCATGATCACGACCATCGTGACGCAAGCACCGATCCCGCAGGGTGATTGGTGGCCGCGCCCCACACCTGAAGATCTGGTAATCCTGTTCAAGTTGCTGACGGCCATTGCCATCGGCGCAGCCATCGGCATCACTACCGCGCGCAAAATCAAGATGACGGACATGCCGCAGCTTGTGGCCGCGTTCCACTCGCTGGTGGGCCTTGCGGCGGTGCTGGTCGGCCTTGCTGCCTATCTCAATCCGATTGCCTTTGGTATTGCCGGGGCAGACGGCGTGATCGAACCGCAGAGCCGGATCGAGATGGGCCTTGGCATTGCCATAGGTGCCATCACGTTCTCGGGCTCGATCATCGCGTTCCTGAAGCTTGCCGGCAAGATGAGCGGTTCGCCGATCATGCTGCCGGGGCGCCATGTGCTGAACCTCGGCACGCTGGCCGCAATCCTCGGGCTGGTTGGCTGGTTCACGCAGGACCAGAGCCAGTGGGTGATCGTGGCGATCACGGTGCTGTCGTTCATCATTGGCTTCCTGCTGATCATCCCGATCGGCGGCGCGGACATGCCGGTGGTCGTCTCGATGCTCAACTCGTATTCGGGCTGGGCCGCTGCGGCGATGGGCTTCACGCTTCACAACACCGCAATGATCATCACCGGCGCGCTTGTGGGCTCGTCCGGCGCGATCCTTTCGTACATTATGTGCAAGGCGATGAACCGCAGCTTCATCTCGGTAATCGCTGGCGGCTTCGGCGCAGGTCCGGAAGCGGGCAGTGGCGCAGCGCGCGAACAGCGCCCGTGGAAGCGCGGCTCTGCCGAAGATGCGGCCTACATGATGAAGGAAGCCGAAAACGTCATCATCATTCCGGGCTACGGCATGGCGGTTTCGCAGGCACAGCATGCGCTGCGCGAAATGGGCGACCAGTTGAAGGCTCACGGCGTCAATGTGAAGTACGCGATCCACCCGGTCGCGGGCCGCATGCCCGGGCACATGAACGTGCTGCTGGCTGAAGCCAACGTGCCTTATGATGAAGTGTTCGAGCTGGAAGACATCAACAGCGAGTTCGCGCAGGCCGACGTGGCCTTCATCATCGGCGCGAACGACGTGGTCAATCCGGCGGCCAAGACCGACAAGTCCAGCCCGATCTACGGTATGCCGGTGTTCGACGTGGACAAGGCCAAGACGATCTTCTTCGTCAAGCGCTCGATGGGCGGGGTCGGCTATGCCGGTGTCGACAACGACGTATTCTATATGGACCAGACGATGATGCTTCTGGCCGACGCCAAGAAAATGGTCGAGGATATCGTCAAGTCGCTTGGCCACTGA
- a CDS encoding aspartate/glutamate racemase family protein: protein MSWVSTRTYYEDINQLVQARTSRLTSAPLLIESLDFTDLVRLSTPEQWGHAAGVLADSARRLEQAGATALLIGANSMHKVFDKVAEAVSVPVIHIADVVGARMKADGITNATLLGSRNVVMESFYRKRLVAHGVTLLPPALGDVDEVDRIIYEELMQGKATRAAERTLKTMLTNMGQQGAQAAVLGCTELDMVIDVDANVLPIYDGTRIHAEAAVDWILG, encoded by the coding sequence ATGAGCTGGGTTTCCACCCGCACCTATTACGAAGACATCAATCAACTGGTTCAGGCGCGCACCTCCAGGCTGACCAGCGCGCCGCTCCTGATCGAAAGCCTCGATTTTACCGACCTCGTCCGCTTGTCCACGCCTGAGCAGTGGGGGCATGCCGCCGGCGTACTGGCAGACAGCGCTCGCCGTCTGGAGCAGGCCGGTGCCACCGCGCTGTTGATCGGCGCGAATTCGATGCATAAGGTTTTTGACAAGGTCGCCGAAGCGGTATCCGTGCCGGTAATCCATATCGCCGACGTGGTGGGGGCCAGGATGAAGGCCGATGGCATCACCAACGCCACTTTGCTCGGCTCGCGCAACGTCGTGATGGAAAGCTTCTATCGCAAGCGCCTTGTCGCTCACGGCGTAACCCTGTTGCCTCCCGCGCTCGGTGATGTCGATGAAGTCGACCGCATCATTTACGAAGAGCTGATGCAGGGCAAGGCGACCCGCGCGGCAGAGCGCACGCTCAAAACGATGCTTACCAACATGGGCCAGCAGGGTGCGCAGGCCGCTGTCCTGGGATGTACCGAACTTGACATGGTTATCGATGTCGATGCCAACGTCCTGCCGATCTACGATGGCACCCGCATTCACGCCGAGGCCGCAGTCGACTGGATACTGGGATAA